From one Chryseobacterium sp. 3008163 genomic stretch:
- the rsfS gene encoding ribosome silencing factor: protein MNKTVEKQALIDKIVEAIQDVKGEDIMIFDLSKIENSVAETFIICSGNSNTQVSALAGSVEKKVRNDLQDRPWHVEGTENSMWVLVDYVTVVVHIFQKETRQYYDIEELWGDAKITKIESEV from the coding sequence ATGAACAAAACAGTAGAAAAGCAAGCGCTAATAGATAAAATTGTAGAAGCTATCCAGGATGTAAAGGGGGAAGATATTATGATTTTCGACCTTTCAAAAATTGAAAACTCGGTAGCAGAAACATTTATAATTTGTAGTGGTAACTCAAATACACAAGTCTCGGCATTAGCAGGAAGTGTAGAAAAAAAAGTAAGAAACGATCTTCAGGACAGACCTTGGCACGTAGAGGGTACAGAAAACTCAATGTGGGTCTTGGTAGATTATGTAACCGTGGTGGTGCATATCTTCCAGAAAGAAACTCGTCAGTATTACGATATTGAAGAACTTTGGGGTGATGCAAAAATCACCAAAATAGAAAGTGAAGTATAA
- a CDS encoding biotin--[acetyl-CoA-carboxylase] ligase, producing the protein MSQVLLYPHSNFVGLYTFNQTKGRGQYGNIWASHPEQNLAYTIAVKIQDTKLSDFLFNYYTAAAIREFLAKLTEKVVKIKWPNDIILANKKVVGILIEKKKFNGENYFIIGSGINILQEKFDEISNAGSIFTQTGKKIDLQSFTKELHEFLVGKFKNIDSEEDVLEEFNLNLFRKDEISVFEIDGKRQNGIIRKADEKGKIWIEFEDETKSFYHKEIKLLY; encoded by the coding sequence ATATCTCAGGTTTTACTTTACCCACATTCAAATTTTGTTGGTCTCTATACTTTTAATCAAACAAAAGGAAGAGGACAGTATGGAAATATTTGGGCTTCCCACCCTGAGCAGAATCTTGCTTATACAATTGCTGTAAAAATTCAGGACACTAAACTCAGTGATTTCTTGTTCAATTATTATACCGCAGCAGCAATACGCGAGTTTCTTGCCAAACTGACCGAAAAGGTAGTGAAGATAAAATGGCCAAATGATATCATCTTAGCCAACAAAAAAGTAGTTGGAATTCTGATTGAAAAGAAAAAATTCAACGGTGAAAATTATTTCATTATAGGAAGCGGAATCAATATTCTGCAGGAAAAATTTGATGAAATATCTAATGCAGGCTCAATCTTCACACAAACCGGAAAAAAAATAGATTTACAAAGTTTCACTAAAGAACTGCATGAATTTTTAGTTGGGAAATTTAAAAATATAGATTCTGAAGAAGATGTTTTAGAAGAATTTAATTTAAATCTATTCAGAAAAGATGAAATTTCAGTATTCGAGATTGACGGAAAGCGACAAAATGGCATCATCCGAAAAGCTGACGAAAAAGGTAAAATCTGGATTGAATTTGAAGATGAAACAAAATCGTTTTACCATAAAGAAATAAAACTTCTTTACTGA
- a CDS encoding LptF/LptG family permease — protein MFKIVDRYIVRKYLGTFGFMLILLSTVVLVIDVQQKIPRIENATALDPKLNLTYFLIHFYPFWIINLVVTFLAILVFISVIYFTSRMANNTEIVAIISSGASFHRFAKPYLLTSLFIALLSLVVNHFVLPWANIKKNALEAYTYNQTNKDKILGTAPVSAQLSKTEYIFINSWNKKEYRGYGFVYQKFDKNRKLTYELKANDAYWDPAKKQFVLNSFLEKTINKDDSEKLGQGFELRKSYGQAPEELFPNELLGQNKTTPELIKFIDREREKGNSNLNAHLNEFHQRTSMPVSIILLTFLALSLSSQKKRGGLGINLAIGISLAFVFVFSFEALKVVSENKILTPSLAMWMPNIIFFPLTLILYIRRANQ, from the coding sequence ATGTTTAAAATTGTAGACAGATATATCGTAAGAAAATACCTTGGAACCTTTGGTTTCATGCTGATATTGCTGTCTACGGTTGTTTTGGTTATTGATGTTCAGCAGAAAATTCCTAGAATTGAGAATGCCACCGCTCTTGATCCAAAATTAAATTTAACCTATTTTCTTATTCATTTTTATCCTTTTTGGATTATCAATCTGGTCGTTACATTTTTGGCGATTCTGGTGTTTATTTCTGTGATTTATTTCACCTCCAGAATGGCAAATAATACTGAGATTGTGGCGATTATCAGTAGTGGTGCAAGTTTTCACAGATTTGCAAAACCTTATTTGCTGACTTCTCTTTTCATTGCTTTACTTTCACTGGTTGTTAATCATTTCGTGTTGCCGTGGGCGAATATTAAGAAAAATGCGCTCGAAGCATATACTTATAATCAAACGAATAAAGATAAAATTCTGGGGACAGCTCCGGTTTCGGCACAATTAAGCAAAACGGAATATATCTTCATCAATTCGTGGAATAAAAAAGAATATCGTGGCTACGGCTTTGTTTACCAAAAATTTGATAAAAACCGTAAACTGACTTACGAGCTGAAGGCAAATGATGCTTACTGGGATCCTGCGAAAAAGCAATTTGTACTGAATAGTTTTCTTGAAAAGACCATTAATAAAGATGATTCAGAAAAATTAGGTCAGGGGTTCGAGCTGAGGAAAAGTTATGGTCAGGCACCGGAAGAATTATTTCCAAACGAACTTTTGGGTCAAAATAAAACGACTCCTGAGCTTATAAAATTCATCGATAGAGAAAGAGAAAAAGGAAACAGTAATTTGAATGCGCACTTAAATGAGTTTCATCAAAGAACCTCAATGCCCGTGTCAATTATCTTACTGACGTTTTTAGCACTATCGCTTTCTTCTCAAAAGAAAAGAGGAGGTTTGGGGATTAACTTAGCAATAGGAATTTCCTTAGCGTTCGTATTTGTATTCTCGTTTGAAGCTTTAAAAGTGGTTTCAGAGAATAAAATTCTGACTCCGTCATTGGCAATGTGGATGCCGAATATTATCTTTTTTCCGCTAACTTTAATCTTGTATATCAGAAGAGCCAATCAGTAA